One Labrus mixtus chromosome 22, fLabMix1.1, whole genome shotgun sequence genomic window carries:
- the kera gene encoding keratocan → MILLLSLLCTLCLVGPVLGQDMPYEEYMAQIQACPKECRCPPNFPRAVYCDNKGLKSIPNIPPYTWYLYLQNNLIEVLSADSLRNATELRWLNINRNKITTEGVKEGVLNAMSHLAHLYMDDNLLSSVPSPLPASLEHLRLSRNRISKIPPGVFNGLEKLNLLDLQGNKLMDDDVTEVSLKGLNSLIQINLAKNQLSRMPLGLPPTTTQLFLDGNNIEKIPSGYFKGLPKVAFLRLNHNKLGSSGVPKNVFNVSSILDLQLSHNQLTEVPLIPSGLEHLHLDHNRIGNVSGSNVCPVDLETLDDSVNESVPRLRYLRLDGNTIKPPIPRDVILCFRLLRSIVI, encoded by the exons ATGATTCTTCTACTGAGCCTTCTCTGCACCTTGTGCCTGGTTGGTCCCGTTCTAGGCCAGGACATGCCTTATGAGGAATATATGGCCCAGATCCAGGCCTGCCCCAAAGAGTGTCGCTGCCCCCCAAACTTTCCACGCGCTGTCTACTGTGACAATAAAGGCTTGAAGAGCATCCCCAATATCCCCCCTTATACTTGGTATCTCTACCTGCAGAACAATCTCATAGAAGTGCTGTCGGCAGATTCACTACGCAATGCCACAGAGCTGCGCTGGCTGAACATAAATCGCAACAAAATCACCACTGAGGGAGTAAAAGAAGGTGTCCTGAATGCAATGTCTCACCTGGCGCACCTCTACATGGATGACAACCTCTTGTCTTCTGTGCCATCTCCCCTGCCAGCCAGCCTTGAACATCTGCGTCTCTCTCGCAATCGTATCTCCAAGATCCCTCCTGGTGTCTTCAATGGGCTGGAAAAGCTGAACCTCTTGGACCTGCAGGGAAACAAGCTAATGGATGATGATGTTACTGAGGTGAGCTTGAAGGGTCTAAACAGCCTGATACAGATAAACCTAGCCAAGAATCAGCTGAGTCGCATGCCACTTGGCCTACCACCCACCACCACCCAGCTTTTTCTTGATGGCAACAACATTGAGAAGATCCCATCTGGCTACTTCAAAGGCTTGCCGAAAGTGGCATTTCTGAGGCTCAACCACAATAAGCTTGGCAGCAGTGGGGTTCCAAAGAATGTATTCAATGTTTCCAGCATTTTGGACTTACAGCTGTCACACAACCAGCTGACTGAGGTCCCCCTCATTCCTTCAGGCCTTGAGCACCTTCACCTGGACCACAACAGGATCGGAA atgttAGTGGCTCCAATGTGTGTCCTGTAGACCTGGAGACTTTGGATGACTCAGTCAATGAAAGTGTTCCTCGACTGCGCTACCTCAGACTGGATGGCAATACAATCAAGCCACCAATTCCCCGGGATGTCATTCTGTGCTTCCGTCTCCTGAGGTCCATCGTCATCTAA